The following are encoded together in the Halopiger aswanensis genome:
- a CDS encoding ABC transporter ATP-binding protein translates to MARVRVDSLRKEYDVGTVVAVDDLDLEIEDGEFVTVVGPSGCGKTTTLRMLAGLEEPTDGRIEIGGEDVTDVHAKNRDVAMVFQNYALYPHKTVFENMEFGLRMSTDLEEKERRQRVVETAEMMDIEELLEDRPDELSGGQKQRVALGRAIVREPDVFLFDEPLSNLDAKLRTSMRAEIQRLQDELGITSVYVTHDQHEAMTMGDRIVILNDGKLQQQGEPTEVYENPANEFVAGFIGSPSMNFIDVDVERTGDSLRLVGAEGGFAFDLSTSFLADRGVDLESSRYTLGIRPEKVSIADAGADNSLTATIDVVEPVGSDNYLHLDLGAEFIARVGTDVDLEPGDQVTLTFDEADIHLFDAETGRNVFARERTAPAATPP, encoded by the coding sequence GCACGTGTTAGGGTGGATTCCCTCCGAAAGGAATACGATGTCGGGACGGTCGTCGCTGTCGACGATCTGGATCTCGAGATCGAGGACGGCGAGTTCGTGACCGTAGTCGGACCGTCGGGTTGCGGGAAGACGACGACGCTTCGCATGCTCGCCGGCCTGGAGGAGCCGACGGACGGACGCATCGAGATCGGGGGCGAGGACGTCACCGACGTTCACGCGAAGAATCGAGACGTCGCGATGGTGTTCCAGAACTACGCGCTGTACCCGCACAAGACGGTCTTCGAGAACATGGAGTTCGGGCTCCGGATGAGCACCGATCTCGAGGAAAAAGAGCGCCGACAGCGGGTCGTCGAGACCGCCGAGATGATGGACATCGAGGAACTGCTCGAGGACAGGCCGGACGAACTCTCCGGCGGCCAGAAACAGCGCGTCGCGCTGGGGCGGGCGATCGTCCGGGAACCCGACGTGTTCCTGTTCGACGAACCGCTCTCGAACCTCGACGCCAAACTCCGGACCTCCATGCGCGCGGAGATCCAGCGGCTGCAGGACGAACTCGGGATCACGTCGGTCTACGTCACCCACGACCAGCACGAGGCGATGACCATGGGCGACCGGATCGTCATCCTCAACGACGGCAAGCTCCAGCAGCAGGGCGAGCCGACCGAGGTGTACGAGAACCCCGCCAACGAGTTCGTCGCCGGCTTCATCGGTTCGCCCTCGATGAATTTCATCGACGTCGACGTCGAGCGGACCGGCGATTCCCTGCGGCTGGTCGGCGCCGAAGGCGGGTTCGCGTTCGACCTCTCGACGTCGTTCCTCGCCGACCGCGGAGTCGACCTCGAGTCGAGTCGGTACACGCTCGGTATCCGGCCCGAGAAGGTCTCGATCGCCGACGCGGGTGCGGACAACTCGCTCACGGCGACGATCGACGTCGTCGAACCGGTCGGCTCGGACAACTACCTCCACCTCGATCTCGGCGCGGAGTTCATCGCCCGCGTCGGCACCGACGTCGACCTCGAGCCCGGCGATCAGGTGACGCTGACGTTCGACGAGGCCGATATCCACCTCTTCGACGCCGAGACCGGCCGCAACGTCTTCGCTCGAGAGCGAACCGCGCCGGCGGCGACGCCACCGTAG